A stretch of the Vigna radiata var. radiata cultivar VC1973A chromosome 7, Vradiata_ver6, whole genome shotgun sequence genome encodes the following:
- the LOC106767457 gene encoding uncharacterized protein LOC106767457 isoform X1 — protein sequence MFHLTLSQGIFIALKCGATKAQFDSTVGIHPSAAEEFVTMRTVTRRVTGSGKPKTNLLEDCGHDFIWVVRKIDEDESRALVEEFEKRVEASKNMLLMPPYENDFLELNCQ from the exons ATGTTTCATTTGACTTTATCTCAG GGTATTTTTATTGCATTGAAGTGTGGAGCTACCAAGGCACAATTTGATAGCACG GTGGGAATACACCCATCGGCTGCAGAAGAATTTGTAACCATGAGGACAGTGACACGGCGCGTTACTGGAAGTGGCAAACCCAAGACAAATTT GCTTGAAGATTGTGGCCATGATTTCATCTGGGTGGTGAGAAAAATTGATGAGGACGAAAGTAGAGCTCTTGTGGAGGAGTTTGAGAAGAGGGTGGAAGCAAGCAAGAATATGCTTTTGATGCCACCATATGAAAATGactttttagaattaaattgcCAATAA
- the LOC106767457 gene encoding glutathione reductase, cytosolic-like isoform X2 → MFHLTLSQGIFIALKCGATKAQFDSTVGIHPSAAEEFVTMRTVTRRVTGSGKPKTNLDLPQSERAKYKIHDNLVRFSFGVEDFEDLKADVLQALEAI, encoded by the exons ATGTTTCATTTGACTTTATCTCAG GGTATTTTTATTGCATTGAAGTGTGGAGCTACCAAGGCACAATTTGATAGCACG GTGGGAATACACCCATCGGCTGCAGAAGAATTTGTAACCATGAGGACAGTGACACGGCGCGTTACTGGAAGTGGCAAACCCAAGACAAATTT GGATCTTCCTCAATCAGAAAGGGCTAAGTATAAGATTCATGATAACTTGGTTCGCTTCAGCTTTGGGgttgaagattttgaggatttGAAGGCTGATGTCCTGCAAGCTCTGGAAGCTATATAG
- the LOC106765817 gene encoding protein NRT1/ PTR FAMILY 4.6: MELEQNQITRWEGYVNWRNKPALRGRHGGMLAASFVLVVEVLENLAFLANASNLVLYMIQYMHMSPSKSANNVTNFMGTAFLLALLGGFLSDAFFTTYQIYLISAVIEFLGLIILTVQARARSLKPRACDPSTPCHEVSGGKAAMLYAGLYLVALGVGGIKGSLPAHGAEQFDEATPSGRKQRSTFFNYFVFCLSCGALIAVTFVVWVEDNKGWEWGFGISTISIVLSIPVFLAGSATYRSKIPSGSPLTTIFKVLVAASLSGCFNRNSSSAVVNMNSSPSNLISGRKQEGKEAGIANKERQAPTNTLKFLNRALEKNPMCSSVECTVEQVEDVKIVLKVLPIFACTIMLNCCLAQLSTFSVEQAATMNTKLGSLKVPPSSLPIFPVIFIMILAPVYDHIIIPFARRVTKTEMGISHLQRIGIGLVLSIVAMAVAAVVEVKRKRVATHSGLLDDATKPLPITFFWIAFQYLFLGSADLFTLAGLLEFFFTEAPSSMRSLATSLSFASLAVGYYLSSAIVSIVNSVTGNTSHRPWLSGANLNHYDLDRFYWLMCVLSALNFLHYLFWAIKYKYRGTGTSTG; the protein is encoded by the exons ATG GAATTGGAACAAAACCAGATAACCAGATGGGAAGGCTATGTGAACTGGAGGAACAAGCCTGCTCTCAGAGGCCGCCATGGTGGCATGCTTGCAGCCTCCTTCGTTTTGG TGGTGGAGGTATTGGAGAATCTCGCATTTCTAGCCAATGCAAGCAATTTGGTGCTGTACATGATTCAGTACATGCATATGTCCCCTTCAAAATCTGCCAACAATGTCACAAATTTCATGGGAACTGCTTTCCTCCTTGCTCTCCTTGGAGGTTTTCTATCTGATGCTTTTTTCACAACTTATCAAATATATCTGATCAGCGCAGTGATTGAATTCCTG GGATTGATTATACTGACTGTACAAGCTCGTGCGCGTTCACTGAAGCCTCGAGCATGTGATCCAAGCACACCATGTCATGAAGTTAGTGGTGGGAAAGCAGCAATGTTATATGCTGGACTTTATTTGGTGGCTCTTGGAGTTGGAGGAATAAAGGGGTCATTACCTGCACATGGTGCTGAGCAATTTGATGAGGCTACCCCATCTGGAAGAAAGCAAAGATCAACCTTCTTCAACTACTTTGTCTTTTGCTTATCTTGTGGTGCCCTTATTGCAGTTACATTTGTAGTGTGGGTTGAAGACAACAAAGGGTGGGAATGGGGTTTTGGAATCTCTACTATAAGTATAGTTCTATCTATCCCTGTGTTCTTGGCAGGCTCTGCTACTTATAGGAGCAAGATACCTTCTGGAAGTCCACTCACAACCATTTTCAAG GTATTAGTTGCTGCTTCACTGAGCGGCTGCTTCAACAGAAATTCTAGCAGTGCAGTGGTGAATATGAATTCAAGCCCTTCTAATCTAATATCGGGTAGAAAACAAGAAGGAAAAGAAGCTGGCATTGCAAACAAGGAAAGACAAGCCCCAACAAATACCCTGAAATTTCTGAATAGAGCTCTTGAAAAGAATCCAATGTGTTCATCAGTGGAATGCACTGTGGAGCAAGTTGAAGATGTGAAGATAGTGCTGAAAGTACTACCCATATTTGCTTGCACCATTATGCTAAACTGTTGCCTGGCTCAACTATCCACATTCTCTGTTGAACAAGCTGCAACAATGAACACCAAACTAGGTTCACTAAAGGTGCCACCATCCTCTTTACCGATCTTCCCGGTGATATTCATCATGATCCTAGCACCAGTGTATGACCACATCATCATACCATTTGCAAGAAGAGTGACCAAAACAGAGATGGGAATTTCTCACCTCCAAAGAATTGGAATTGGATTAGTACTCTCTATAGTGGCTATGGCAGTGGCAGCTGTTGTTGAAGTGAAAAGGAAAAGGGTGGCAACTCATTCAGGCCTTTTAGATGATGCAACCAAACCACTCCCTATCACATTCTTTTGGATTGCTTTCCAGTACTTGTTCCTTGGATCTGCTGATCTTTTCACCTTGGCTGGATTGTTAGAATTTTTCTTCACAGAAGCACCCTCTAGCATGAGATCTTTGGCCACATCACTCTCTTTTGCCTCTTTGGCTGTGGGATACTACCTAAGTTCAGCGATTGTATCAATAGTAAATAGTGTCACTGGCAATACTTCACACAGACCATGGCTATCTGGGGCCAACCTTAACCACTATGACCTAGACAGGTTTTACTGGCTTATGTGTGTGCTAAGTGCGTTGAACTTCTTACATTACCTGTTTTGGGCTATCAAATACAAATATAGAGGGACAGGAACTTCAACTGgatga